The Denitrificimonas caeni genome has a segment encoding these proteins:
- the aroC gene encoding chorismate synthase, giving the protein MSGNTFGKLFTVTTAGESHGPALVAIVDGCPPGLPLSAEDLQDDLDRRKPGTSRHTTQRKEPDQVEILSGVFEGQTTGCPIGLLIRNTDQKSKDYSAIKDIFRPAHADYSYHHKYGQRDYRGGGRSSARETAMRVAAGAIAKKYLATQGIMVRGYMSQLGPIEIDFKSWDAVHDNAFFSPDPGKVAELEAYMDQLRRDQDSVGAKITVVAQGVMPGLGEPVFDRLDADLAHALMSINAVKGVEVGAGFACVAQRGTEHRDELTPEGFLSNHAGGVLGGISSGQPIVAHLALKPTSSITTPGRSIDTAGQPVEMITKGRHDPCVGIRATPIAEAMMAIVLMDHLLRHRGQNAEVQVSTPVLPQL; this is encoded by the coding sequence ATGTCCGGGAATACCTTTGGCAAGCTTTTTACCGTAACCACCGCTGGGGAAAGTCACGGCCCTGCGTTAGTTGCCATTGTTGATGGCTGTCCGCCAGGGCTGCCGTTATCAGCTGAAGACTTGCAAGATGACCTCGATCGTCGCAAACCCGGTACCAGCCGACATACCACGCAGCGCAAAGAGCCTGATCAAGTTGAGATCCTCTCTGGCGTCTTTGAGGGGCAAACCACTGGCTGCCCGATCGGCTTATTAATTCGCAATACGGACCAGAAGTCGAAAGACTATTCGGCCATTAAAGATATCTTTCGCCCGGCCCACGCCGATTACAGCTATCATCACAAGTATGGCCAGCGCGACTATCGGGGCGGCGGGCGCAGCTCTGCGCGTGAAACCGCAATGCGTGTTGCTGCCGGTGCGATCGCGAAGAAATACTTGGCAACACAGGGCATTATGGTACGAGGCTATATGAGTCAACTGGGCCCCATTGAAATTGATTTTAAAAGCTGGGATGCGGTGCATGACAATGCATTCTTTAGTCCTGATCCAGGTAAAGTGGCCGAGCTTGAGGCTTACATGGATCAGCTGCGCCGCGATCAGGACTCTGTTGGTGCAAAAATCACTGTTGTGGCGCAAGGGGTGATGCCTGGCTTGGGTGAGCCTGTATTTGACCGTCTAGATGCTGACTTAGCCCATGCATTGATGAGTATTAATGCTGTAAAAGGGGTTGAAGTGGGCGCAGGTTTTGCCTGTGTCGCGCAGCGCGGCACTGAGCACCGTGATGAACTGACCCCTGAAGGCTTCCTGTCCAATCACGCCGGTGGGGTTTTGGGCGGTATTTCGTCTGGGCAACCGATTGTGGCGCATCTGGCTTTAAAACCAACCTCCAGTATCACCACACCGGGCCGTTCTATTGATACTGCCGGGCAACCTGTAGAGATGATCACTAAGGGCCGTCACGATCCCTGCGTGGGAATTCGTGCAACCCCCATTGCTGAGGCGATGATGGCCATTGTTCTGATGGATCATTTGTTGCGTCACCGTGGACAAAACGCTGAAGTGCAGGTTAGCACCCCAGTTTTGCCGCAACTGTAA
- a CDS encoding MFS transporter, giving the protein MHTGLPYWRLSGFYFFYFALLGATAPFLALYFDHLGFSAARIGELIAIPMLMRCIAPNLWAWLADRTQKRLAIVRFGAICTLLSFSLIFWGKSFAWLAMIMVLHAFFWHAILAQFEVITLDYLGAQRERYSQLRLWGSVGFMLVVIGFGYVFDEVGLDYYPWAILAVMSGIVLSSFWVPSPVSQPRAEPLLTTTGQRLTKTALGPIVVFLTCVTLMQLSHGPYYTFLTLYLIDLDYSRTIIGWLWAFGVLAEIVLFAIMPWLLRRMSIKQILIISLFLAALRWWLLGFYADSLSLLLLIQLLHAATFGSFHAAAILFVQRYFSAHKQGQGQGLYVSFSGIGGALGALYAGYSWQTLGAAYTFASAGAVALLAAFIMLFGLSSSKSVPVTATE; this is encoded by the coding sequence ATGCACACAGGTTTGCCATATTGGCGTTTATCCGGGTTTTATTTTTTCTACTTTGCCTTGCTCGGCGCTACTGCACCTTTTCTGGCGCTGTATTTCGATCATTTAGGGTTTTCTGCAGCACGTATCGGTGAGTTAATTGCCATCCCTATGCTGATGCGCTGTATTGCGCCTAATTTATGGGCTTGGTTAGCTGACCGCACGCAAAAACGTTTGGCCATTGTGCGTTTTGGCGCCATCTGCACTTTGTTGTCTTTTTCCTTGATTTTTTGGGGTAAGAGTTTTGCTTGGCTGGCGATGATAATGGTTCTGCATGCGTTTTTTTGGCATGCCATTTTGGCTCAATTTGAAGTCATCACCTTGGACTATCTGGGGGCGCAAAGGGAGCGCTACAGTCAGCTCAGACTTTGGGGTTCTGTTGGCTTTATGCTGGTGGTGATTGGCTTTGGCTATGTGTTTGACGAGGTAGGTTTGGATTACTATCCTTGGGCAATTCTGGCGGTGATGAGCGGAATTGTGCTGAGTAGTTTCTGGGTGCCGTCGCCAGTCAGTCAGCCCCGCGCTGAGCCACTGTTAACAACCACTGGGCAAAGGCTGACGAAAACCGCGCTAGGGCCTATTGTCGTGTTTTTAACCTGCGTAACGCTGATGCAGCTGTCGCATGGCCCGTATTACACTTTTCTGACGCTGTATTTAATTGATCTGGATTATTCACGCACGATTATTGGTTGGCTATGGGCGTTTGGTGTACTGGCTGAAATTGTGTTGTTTGCGATAATGCCGTGGCTGTTGCGGCGAATGAGCATTAAGCAGATTCTTATCATCAGTTTGTTCTTGGCGGCGCTGCGTTGGTGGTTGCTGGGTTTTTATGCCGATAGTCTGTCGCTGCTACTGTTGATCCAGCTGCTGCATGCCGCTACTTTTGGTAGTTTTCATGCGGCGGCTATTTTATTTGTGCAGCGTTACTTTTCTGCGCATAAACAAGGGCAAGGGCAGGGCCTATATGTCTCATTCTCCGGTATTGGTGGGGCTTTAGGTGCATTATATGCCGGCTATAGCTGGCAAACTTTGGGCGCTGCTTATACTTTTGCTTCAGCTGGTGCAGTTGCACTGCTGGCGGCGTTTATTATGTTGTTTGGATTGAGCAGTTCTAAGTCAGTGCCGGTGACTGCTACTGAATAG
- a CDS encoding acireductone dioxygenase → MSQLFVYHSSQPMQAVKVLNHFEDISSTLAAVGVHFAQWQAKQPLTAASSAEDIVAAYADDIADLKQGQGYDCVEVISMDEAHPEKAELRAKWLDEQVSSADESLCFVSGRALLSFHIDQHVYAVLCAKGALLTLPAGIRHWFDMGERPRFTALRLFNQSKASEVQFTGEKLAQQYPTLDEML, encoded by the coding sequence ATGAGCCAGTTGTTTGTATACCACTCAAGCCAGCCTATGCAGGCGGTGAAGGTGTTGAATCATTTTGAAGACATCAGCAGCACTTTGGCCGCGGTAGGGGTGCACTTTGCGCAATGGCAAGCTAAGCAGCCACTGACTGCAGCATCGTCTGCAGAGGACATCGTCGCTGCCTACGCGGATGATATTGCCGACTTGAAGCAAGGCCAAGGCTATGACTGTGTAGAAGTGATCAGTATGGATGAGGCGCATCCAGAAAAAGCTGAATTGCGCGCTAAGTGGCTCGACGAGCAGGTGTCCAGTGCAGATGAGTCGCTCTGCTTTGTCTCAGGGCGTGCGTTGTTAAGCTTTCATATTGATCAGCACGTATATGCCGTACTGTGCGCGAAAGGTGCTTTACTAACCCTACCTGCAGGCATTCGGCATTGGTTTGATATGGGCGAGCGCCCACGCTTTACTGCGCTGCGTTTGTTTAATCAGTCCAAGGCAAGTGAAGTACAGTTTACTGGCGAGAAGCTGGCGCAACAGTATCCAACGCTCGACGAAATGCTGTGA
- the nfuA gene encoding Fe-S biogenesis protein NfuA, with protein MSTINITEAAQTYLSELLKSQDTPGIGIRVFITQPGTTYAETCIAYCKPEEQKPEDTPLVLPAFTAWIDALSEPYLEDAVVDYATDRMGGQLTIKAPNAKVPMVSEDSPLSERVNYYLQTEINPGLASHGGEVSLIDIDEGILILQFGGGCQGCGQADYTLKEGIEKTLMARIPEVKGVRDVTDHSITENAYY; from the coding sequence ATGAGTACGATTAATATTACTGAAGCTGCACAAACCTATTTGAGCGAGCTGTTAAAAAGCCAAGACACCCCAGGTATTGGGATTCGTGTGTTTATCACTCAACCGGGTACAACCTATGCTGAAACCTGCATAGCTTACTGTAAGCCAGAAGAGCAGAAGCCCGAAGACACCCCCTTGGTTTTGCCAGCCTTTACTGCATGGATTGATGCCTTAAGCGAACCTTACCTAGAAGATGCTGTGGTGGATTACGCGACTGACCGTATGGGTGGCCAACTGACGATTAAAGCCCCTAATGCTAAGGTGCCGATGGTCAGCGAGGACAGCCCTTTATCGGAGCGGGTAAACTATTACCTGCAAACAGAAATCAATCCAGGCTTAGCCAGTCACGGTGGTGAGGTGAGTCTGATTGATATCGATGAAGGCATTTTGATTTTACAGTTTGGTGGTGGTTGCCAAGGTTGTGGTCAAGCAGATTACACCCTCAAAGAAGGTATCGAAAAAACTTTAATGGCGCGTATTCCGGAAGTGAAAGGTGTGCGTGATGTGACAGACCACAGCATCACAGAAAACGCTTACTATTAA
- the ihfB gene encoding integration host factor subunit beta translates to MNKSELIERIVDRQEHLSVRDVELAVKAMLEHMTQVLASGTRIEVRGFGSFSVNYRAPRVGRNPKTGESVELPGKYVPHFKPGKELRDRVNDG, encoded by the coding sequence ATGAATAAGTCCGAATTAATCGAGCGTATTGTTGATCGACAAGAGCATCTGTCTGTGCGTGATGTTGAGCTGGCAGTGAAAGCTATGTTGGAACACATGACGCAAGTATTGGCTTCAGGTACGCGCATCGAGGTGCGGGGTTTTGGCAGTTTCTCGGTGAACTACCGAGCACCACGAGTTGGGCGTAATCCGAAAACTGGGGAAAGTGTTGAGCTACCGGGTAAATATGTTCCGCACTTTAAACCGGGCAAAGAATTGCGCGATAGGGTTAATGATGGATAA
- a CDS encoding LapA family protein → MRSFKRLLVLIIALALAAAVVFFVLENRTPTQLMFLDWQTPQLPLALFVMSAFVLGLLLGPLISWWPQQRLRMRCNKQAKQLKACEQEIKTLKNATAGTDLAVSPSEELAKAS, encoded by the coding sequence ATGCGAAGTTTTAAACGCTTGTTGGTACTTATTATTGCCTTAGCGCTTGCCGCTGCTGTGGTCTTTTTTGTTTTAGAGAACCGCACACCAACGCAATTAATGTTTTTAGATTGGCAGACACCTCAGTTACCGCTTGCATTATTTGTCATGAGCGCCTTTGTTTTAGGGCTATTACTTGGCCCGCTCATTTCTTGGTGGCCACAACAGCGCTTACGCATGCGCTGTAATAAGCAAGCGAAGCAACTTAAAGCTTGTGAGCAAGAGATTAAGACCTTGAAAAACGCTACAGCAGGTACAGATCTAGCTGTTTCGCCAAGTGAAGAGTTAGCTAAAGCTTCGTAA